One Eubalaena glacialis isolate mEubGla1 chromosome 11, mEubGla1.1.hap2.+ XY, whole genome shotgun sequence DNA segment encodes these proteins:
- the LOC133101174 gene encoding probable hydrolase PNKD, whose protein sequence is MAAVVAATALKGRGVRNACILRGILSGATANKASQNRTRALQSHSSPECKEEPEPLSPELEYIPRKRGKNPMKAVGLAWAIGFPCGILLFILTKREVDKDRLKQMKALQNMRASNTGEYESQRFRASSHHAPTPEAGSGVQW, encoded by the coding sequence ATGGCGGCGGTGGTAGCTGCTACGGCGCTGAAGGGCCGGGGGGTGAGAAATGCCTGCATCCTCCGGGGGATTCTCTCAGGAGCCACAGCTAACAAGGCTTCTCAGAACAGGACCCGGGCACTGCAAAGCCACAGCTCCCCAGAGTGCAAGGAGGAGCCTGAGCCCTTATCCCCTGAACTGGAATACATTCCCAGAAAGAGGGGCAAGAACCCAATGAAAGCTGTGGGACTAGCCTGGGCCATCGGCTTCCCCTGTGGTATCCTCCTCTTCATCCTTACCAAGCGGGAAGTGGACAAGGACCGTTTGAAGCAGATGAAGGCTCTGCAGAACATGCGGGCATCCAACACGGGCGAGTATGAGAGCCAGAGGTTCAGGGCCTCCTCCCATCATGCCCCAACTCCTGAAGCTGGTTCCGGGGTGCAGTGGTGA